Proteins encoded by one window of Perca fluviatilis chromosome 13, GENO_Pfluv_1.0, whole genome shotgun sequence:
- the LOC120571393 gene encoding serine-aspartate repeat-containing protein F-like isoform X2 yields MLQRCVLLLLVAIAAVSLAAPVPEGTTADDRSAPLLDHINNDATESPRSDGQTQAAAPVSPETQDVADSGASDEDSAAATQAQDPEDDSAKSDDNSDEKLITDSDSETDSDSDSKTETDDDSEEDLLKPDDSISKDDDSQEVEGDDIGSDEQADEKEVKEEGDNSDAKTDSEDESNGKTDSDSDEGSDTKTDAKTDSDEGSDTKTDAKTDSDEGSDTKTDAKTDSDEGSDAKTDAKTDSDEGSDAETDAKTDFDEGSDTKTDAKTDSDEGSDAKTDAKTDSDEGSDTKTDAKTDSDSDDDSDEGSDTKTDAKTDSDEGSDAKTDAKTDSDEGSDTKTDAKTETDSDDDSDEGSDSLVGDDSDAKTDSDDDSDAKTDSGEVSDAKTGSDSLVDDDSDAKTGSDSLVDDDSDAKTGSDSLVEDDSDAKIDSDDQTDAEADVLKPDDSISQDTNSQMEGGEAGSEEPAEVVGEDKVEGGEIDPIMSDDDSISDDKDVTLSDEDSQTNGENGKPGPENKGINDTQDSVEVIQDNYANSDTVEPKEQSPETPISTKEPSVDQPDKPDNSTSTTAKAVN; encoded by the exons ATGCTCCAACG gtGTGTTTTGTTGCTGCTCGTTGCCATTGCAGCAGTTTCTCTCGCAGCTCCAGTCCCAG AGGGAACAACAGCTGACG ATAGAAGTGCACCGCTGCTGGATCACATAAACAAcg ATGCTACTGAGAGCCCAAGATCTGATGGACAGACTCAag CTGCTGCTCCTGTGAGCCCAGAGACTCAAG ATGTTGCTGACAGCGGCGCCTCTGATGAAG aTTCAGCTGCAGCAACTCAAGCACAAG ATCCCGAGGACGATTCTGCTAAAAGTGACGACAACAGTGACGAGAAGTTGATCACTGACTCTGACTCTGAGACAGACTCTGACTCTGACTCTAAGACAGAGACTGACGATGACTCTGAGGAAGACTTACTAAAACCAGATGATAGCATCAGCAAAGATGATGACAGCCAGGAGGTGGAGGGGGATGACATAGGGAGTGATGAACAAGCAGATGAGAAGGAAGTGAAGGAAGAGGGAGATAACTCTGATGCTAAGACTGATTCTGAGGATGAGTCTAACGGTAagactgattctgattctgatgaagGGTCTGACACCAAGACTGATGCTAAGACTGATTCTGATGAAGGGTCTGACACCAAGACTGATGCTAAGACTGATTCTGATGAAGGGTCTGACACCAAGACTGATGCTAAGACTGATTCTGATGAAGGGTCTGATGCTAAGACTGATGCTAAGACTGATTCTGATGAAGGGTCTGATGCTGAGACTGATGCTAAGACTGATTTTGATGAAGGGTCTGATACTAAGACTGATGCTAAGACTGATTCTGATGAAGGGTCTGATGCTAAGACTGATGCTAAGACTGATTCTGATGAAGGGTCTGACACCAAGACTGATGCTAagactgattctgattctgacgaTGATTCTGATGAAGGGTCTGATACTAAGACTGATGCTAAGACTGATTCTGATGAAGGGTCTGATGCTAAGACTGATGCTAAGACTGATTCTGATGAAGGGTCTGACACTAAGACTGATGCTAAGACTGAGACTGATTCTGATGATGATTCTGATGAAGGATCTGACTCTCTGGTTGGTGATGATTCTGACGCTAAGACTGATTCTGACGATGATTCTGATGCTAAGACTGATTCTGGGGAAGTGTCTGACGCTAAGACAGGGTCTGACTCTCTGGTTGACGATGATTCTGACGCTAAGACAGGGTCTGACTCTCTG GTTGATGATGATTCTGATGCTAAGACAGGGTCTGACTCTCTGGTTGAAGATGATTCTGACGCTAAGATAGATTCTGACGATCAGACTGATGCTGAGGCTGACGTACTAAAACCAGATGATAGCATCAGCCAGGACACTAACAGCCAGATGGAGGGGGGCGAAGCAGGGAGTGAGGAACCAGCAGAGGTGGTAGGGGAAGATAAGGTAGAGGGAGGTGAAATTGATCCTATAATGTCAGATGATGACAGCATAAGCGATGACAAAGACGTTACTCTGAGTGACGAAGACAGTCAGACTAATGGTGAAAACGGCAAACCTGGGCCAGAGAACAAGGGCATCAATGACACACAAGACTCTGTGGAGGTGATTCAGGACAACTATGCAAACTCGGACACTGTGGAACCAAAGGAGCAGAGTCCAGAAACTCCCATCTCCACTAAAG AGCCATCTGTCGACCAACCAGACAAACCGGACAACTCCACCTCCACCACCGCAAAGG cTGTGAATTAG
- the LOC120571393 gene encoding serine-aspartate repeat-containing protein F-like isoform X3 yields the protein MLQRCVLLLLVAIAAVSLAAPVPEGTTADDRSAPLLDHINNDATESPRSDGQTQAAAPVSPETQDVADSGASDEDSAAATQAQDPEDDSAKSDDNSDEKLITDSDSETDSDSDSKTETDDDSEEDLLKPDDSISKDDDSQEVEGDDIGSDEQADEKEVKEEGDNSDAKTDSEDESNGKTDSDSDEGSDTKTDAKTDSDEGSDTKTDAKTDSDEGSDAKTDAKTDSDEGSDAETDAKTDFDEGSDTKTDAKTDSDEGSDAKTDAKTDSDEGSDTKTDAKTDSDSDDDSDEGSDTKTDAKTDSDEGSDAKTDAKTDSDEGSDTKTDAKTETDSDDDSDEGSDSLVGDDSDAKTDSDDDSDAKTDSGEVSDAKTGSDSLVDDDSDAKTGSDSLVDDDSDAKTGSDSLVDDDSDAKTGSDSLVEDDSDAKIDSDDQTDAEADVLKPDDSISQDTNSQMEGGEAGSEEPAEVVGEDKVEGGEIDPIMSDDDSISDDKDVTLSDEDSQTNGENGKPGPENKGINDTQDSVEVIQDNYANSDTVEPKEQSPETPISTKEPSVDQPDKPDNSTSTTAKAVN from the exons ATGCTCCAACG gtGTGTTTTGTTGCTGCTCGTTGCCATTGCAGCAGTTTCTCTCGCAGCTCCAGTCCCAG AGGGAACAACAGCTGACG ATAGAAGTGCACCGCTGCTGGATCACATAAACAAcg ATGCTACTGAGAGCCCAAGATCTGATGGACAGACTCAag CTGCTGCTCCTGTGAGCCCAGAGACTCAAG ATGTTGCTGACAGCGGCGCCTCTGATGAAG aTTCAGCTGCAGCAACTCAAGCACAAG ATCCCGAGGACGATTCTGCTAAAAGTGACGACAACAGTGACGAGAAGTTGATCACTGACTCTGACTCTGAGACAGACTCTGACTCTGACTCTAAGACAGAGACTGACGATGACTCTGAGGAAGACTTACTAAAACCAGATGATAGCATCAGCAAAGATGATGACAGCCAGGAGGTGGAGGGGGATGACATAGGGAGTGATGAACAAGCAGATGAGAAGGAAGTGAAGGAAGAGGGAGATAACTCTGATGCTAAGACTGATTCTGAGGATGAGTCTAACGGTAagactgattctgattctgatgaagG GTCTGACACCAAGACTGATGCTAAGACTGATTCTGATGAAGGGTCTGACACCAAGACTGATGCTAAGACTGATTCTGATGAAGGGTCTGATGCTAAGACTGATGCTAAGACTGATTCTGATGAAGGGTCTGATGCTGAGACTGATGCTAAGACTGATTTTGATGAAGGGTCTGATACTAAGACTGATGCTAAGACTGATTCTGATGAAGGGTCTGATGCTAAGACTGATGCTAAGACTGATTCTGATGAAGGGTCTGACACCAAGACTGATGCTAagactgattctgattctgacgaTGATTCTGATGAAGGGTCTGATACTAAGACTGATGCTAAGACTGATTCTGATGAAGGGTCTGATGCTAAGACTGATGCTAAGACTGATTCTGATGAAGGGTCTGACACTAAGACTGATGCTAAGACTGAGACTGATTCTGATGATGATTCTGATGAAGGATCTGACTCTCTGGTTGGTGATGATTCTGACGCTAAGACTGATTCTGACGATGATTCTGATGCTAAGACTGATTCTGGGGAAGTGTCTGACGCTAAGACAGGGTCTGACTCTCTGGTTGACGATGATTCTGACGCTAAGACAGGGTCTGACTCTCTGGTTGATGATGATTCTGATGCTAAGACAGGGTCTGACTCTCTGGTTGATGATGATTCTGATGCTAAGACAGGGTCTGACTCTCTGGTTGAAGATGATTCTGACGCTAAGATAGATTCTGACGATCAGACTGATGCTGAGGCTGACGTACTAAAACCAGATGATAGCATCAGCCAGGACACTAACAGCCAGATGGAGGGGGGCGAAGCAGGGAGTGAGGAACCAGCAGAGGTGGTAGGGGAAGATAAGGTAGAGGGAGGTGAAATTGATCCTATAATGTCAGATGATGACAGCATAAGCGATGACAAAGACGTTACTCTGAGTGACGAAGACAGTCAGACTAATGGTGAAAACGGCAAACCTGGGCCAGAGAACAAGGGCATCAATGACACACAAGACTCTGTGGAGGTGATTCAGGACAACTATGCAAACTCGGACACTGTGGAACCAAAGGAGCAGAGTCCAGAAACTCCCATCTCCACTAAAG AGCCATCTGTCGACCAACCAGACAAACCGGACAACTCCACCTCCACCACCGCAAAGG cTGTGAATTAG
- the LOC120571393 gene encoding serine-aspartate repeat-containing protein F-like isoform X1: MLQRCVLLLLVAIAAVSLAAPVPEGTTADDRSAPLLDHINNDATESPRSDGQTQAAAPVSPETQDVADSGASDEDSAAATQAQDPEDDSAKSDDNSDEKLITDSDSETDSDSDSKTETDDDSEEDLLKPDDSISKDDDSQEVEGDDIGSDEQADEKEVKEEGDNSDAKTDSEDESNGKTDSDSDEGSDTKTDAKTDSDEGSDTKTDAKTDSDEGSDTKTDAKTDSDEGSDAKTDAKTDSDEGSDAETDAKTDFDEGSDTKTDAKTDSDEGSDAKTDAKTDSDEGSDTKTDAKTDSDSDDDSDEGSDTKTDAKTDSDEGSDAKTDAKTDSDEGSDTKTDAKTETDSDDDSDEGSDSLVGDDSDAKTDSDDDSDAKTDSGEVSDAKTGSDSLVDDDSDAKTGSDSLVDDDSDAKTGSDSLVDDDSDAKTGSDSLVEDDSDAKIDSDDQTDAEADVLKPDDSISQDTNSQMEGGEAGSEEPAEVVGEDKVEGGEIDPIMSDDDSISDDKDVTLSDEDSQTNGENGKPGPENKGINDTQDSVEVIQDNYANSDTVEPKEQSPETPISTKEPSVDQPDKPDNSTSTTAKAVN, from the exons ATGCTCCAACG gtGTGTTTTGTTGCTGCTCGTTGCCATTGCAGCAGTTTCTCTCGCAGCTCCAGTCCCAG AGGGAACAACAGCTGACG ATAGAAGTGCACCGCTGCTGGATCACATAAACAAcg ATGCTACTGAGAGCCCAAGATCTGATGGACAGACTCAag CTGCTGCTCCTGTGAGCCCAGAGACTCAAG ATGTTGCTGACAGCGGCGCCTCTGATGAAG aTTCAGCTGCAGCAACTCAAGCACAAG ATCCCGAGGACGATTCTGCTAAAAGTGACGACAACAGTGACGAGAAGTTGATCACTGACTCTGACTCTGAGACAGACTCTGACTCTGACTCTAAGACAGAGACTGACGATGACTCTGAGGAAGACTTACTAAAACCAGATGATAGCATCAGCAAAGATGATGACAGCCAGGAGGTGGAGGGGGATGACATAGGGAGTGATGAACAAGCAGATGAGAAGGAAGTGAAGGAAGAGGGAGATAACTCTGATGCTAAGACTGATTCTGAGGATGAGTCTAACGGTAagactgattctgattctgatgaagGGTCTGACACCAAGACTGATGCTAAGACTGATTCTGATGAAGGGTCTGACACCAAGACTGATGCTAAGACTGATTCTGATGAAGGGTCTGACACCAAGACTGATGCTAAGACTGATTCTGATGAAGGGTCTGATGCTAAGACTGATGCTAAGACTGATTCTGATGAAGGGTCTGATGCTGAGACTGATGCTAAGACTGATTTTGATGAAGGGTCTGATACTAAGACTGATGCTAAGACTGATTCTGATGAAGGGTCTGATGCTAAGACTGATGCTAAGACTGATTCTGATGAAGGGTCTGACACCAAGACTGATGCTAagactgattctgattctgacgaTGATTCTGATGAAGGGTCTGATACTAAGACTGATGCTAAGACTGATTCTGATGAAGGGTCTGATGCTAAGACTGATGCTAAGACTGATTCTGATGAAGGGTCTGACACTAAGACTGATGCTAAGACTGAGACTGATTCTGATGATGATTCTGATGAAGGATCTGACTCTCTGGTTGGTGATGATTCTGACGCTAAGACTGATTCTGACGATGATTCTGATGCTAAGACTGATTCTGGGGAAGTGTCTGACGCTAAGACAGGGTCTGACTCTCTGGTTGACGATGATTCTGACGCTAAGACAGGGTCTGACTCTCTGGTTGATGATGATTCTGATGCTAAGACAGGGTCTGACTCTCTGGTTGATGATGATTCTGATGCTAAGACAGGGTCTGACTCTCTGGTTGAAGATGATTCTGACGCTAAGATAGATTCTGACGATCAGACTGATGCTGAGGCTGACGTACTAAAACCAGATGATAGCATCAGCCAGGACACTAACAGCCAGATGGAGGGGGGCGAAGCAGGGAGTGAGGAACCAGCAGAGGTGGTAGGGGAAGATAAGGTAGAGGGAGGTGAAATTGATCCTATAATGTCAGATGATGACAGCATAAGCGATGACAAAGACGTTACTCTGAGTGACGAAGACAGTCAGACTAATGGTGAAAACGGCAAACCTGGGCCAGAGAACAAGGGCATCAATGACACACAAGACTCTGTGGAGGTGATTCAGGACAACTATGCAAACTCGGACACTGTGGAACCAAAGGAGCAGAGTCCAGAAACTCCCATCTCCACTAAAG AGCCATCTGTCGACCAACCAGACAAACCGGACAACTCCACCTCCACCACCGCAAAGG cTGTGAATTAG